In the Ruminococcus sp. OA3 genome, one interval contains:
- a CDS encoding FtsW/RodA/SpoVE family cell cycle protein, with protein sequence MFKLYKLKDYNFRLVLWLVLISGMGVMLVGSAMQSLQTRQLFGVILGVVLMVIVSLIDFSWILNFYWIMYIVNILMLLAVRIMGKTTYGATRWISIGSFQFQPTELSKIILILFFAKYLMDHEDDLNTLKTLVSSIILVAVPLILIKIQPDLKNTITVAALFCVLLYIAGLSYKIIGTVLVIMVPLVVGFLILVTQTDLEILESYQKDRIMSWLYPEDAAYSDDIVQQQNSKTAIGSGQLTGKGYNNNKVSSSNKGNFVSQIQTDFIYAVAGEELGFLGAAGIILLLFLICIECILTGRRAKDLSGRLICCGVATVVALQSFINICVATGLMPNTGTPLPFVSYGLSSMVSLFIGMGLVLNVGLQNRNYLQGEVRRV encoded by the coding sequence ATGTTTAAACTATATAAGTTAAAAGACTACAATTTCAGATTGGTTTTATGGCTTGTGCTGATCAGCGGCATGGGTGTCATGCTGGTCGGAAGTGCCATGCAGTCTCTGCAGACACGGCAGCTGTTCGGGGTGATTCTCGGGGTCGTCCTGATGGTCATTGTCTCCCTGATTGACTTCAGCTGGATTCTGAATTTTTACTGGATTATGTATATTGTAAATATTCTGATGCTGCTTGCAGTGCGTATCATGGGTAAGACAACCTACGGAGCGACCCGCTGGATCTCAATCGGTTCTTTCCAGTTCCAGCCAACGGAGTTGTCCAAGATCATACTCATCCTGTTCTTTGCGAAGTATCTGATGGATCATGAGGATGATCTGAACACGTTGAAGACACTGGTCAGCTCTATCATACTGGTAGCTGTTCCGCTTATTCTGATTAAGATACAGCCTGACCTGAAAAACACGATCACCGTAGCGGCACTGTTCTGTGTACTTTTATATATTGCAGGGCTCAGTTATAAGATCATCGGAACGGTGTTAGTCATCATGGTCCCGCTTGTCGTCGGGTTCCTGATTCTGGTTACTCAGACGGACCTTGAGATTCTGGAGAGTTATCAGAAAGACCGTATCATGTCCTGGCTGTATCCTGAAGATGCCGCGTACTCGGATGATATCGTGCAGCAGCAGAATTCCAAGACAGCCATCGGTTCCGGTCAGCTGACCGGAAAAGGCTACAATAATAATAAAGTTTCCTCATCCAATAAAGGAAACTTCGTATCTCAGATACAGACGGACTTTATCTATGCAGTGGCAGGGGAGGAGCTCGGATTTCTGGGCGCCGCCGGTATTATTCTGCTGCTTTTCCTGATCTGTATTGAATGTATTCTGACCGGCAGGAGAGCCAAAGATCTATCCGGCAGGCTGATCTGCTGCGGGGTAGCGACGGTCGTTGCGCTGCAGAGCTTCATTAACATCTGCGTGGCGACCGGACTGATGCCAAATACAGGCACACCGCTTCCCTTTGTCAGCTACGGCCTGAGTTCCATGGTCAGTCTCTTTATTGGAATGGGACTTGTGTTGAATGTCGGACTTCAGAATAGAAATTATCTGCAGGGAGAGGTCAGAAGAGTATGA
- a CDS encoding twitching motility protein PilT: MVQLIIGDKGKGKTKQLLDKVNAAIKSANGNIVFLDKSTRHMYELNNRIRLIDVSGFPLKNSDEFVGFICGIISQDHDLEEMYIDSFMKIAQLEDQDITDTILQLEAIGERFGVNFVISISVNDDTISESLKDKVILSL; this comes from the coding sequence ATGGTTCAATTAATTATTGGGGATAAGGGAAAAGGTAAGACTAAGCAGCTTTTGGATAAAGTTAATGCGGCAATCAAATCTGCGAATGGCAATATCGTATTTTTGGATAAGAGTACGAGGCATATGTATGAGCTGAACAACAGGATCCGGTTGATCGATGTATCCGGATTTCCGCTGAAAAACAGTGATGAGTTCGTAGGTTTTATCTGTGGTATTATTTCACAGGATCATGATCTGGAAGAGATGTATATTGACAGTTTCATGAAGATCGCACAGCTTGAGGATCAGGATATTACCGATACCATTCTTCAATTGGAAGCCATTGGCGAGAGATTCGGCGTTAATTTCGTTATCAGCATATCTGTGAATGATGATACGATCAGCGAATCCTTAAAAGATAAAGTGATTCTTTCTTTGTAG
- a CDS encoding YggS family pyridoxal phosphate-dependent enzyme has product MVRENIKAVEEKIAAACRRASRDPREVTLIAVSKTKPVELIQEAIEYGQVDFGENKVQELTGKYEILPKNLRWHMIGHLQRNKVKYIVDKAALIHSVDSLRLAETISTEAQKRKVTVSVLIEVNVAQEESKFGTACGEVVALVEEAAKLPNIRIEGLMTIAPFVDDPEENRPVFRKLKQLSVDIMEKNINNVNVNILSMGMTNDYEVAIEEGATMVRVGTGIFGERDYSPKTMDK; this is encoded by the coding sequence ATGGTACGGGAAAACATTAAAGCAGTGGAAGAAAAGATTGCAGCGGCCTGCAGGCGTGCGTCAAGAGATCCCAGGGAAGTAACACTCATCGCAGTCAGTAAAACAAAACCCGTGGAATTGATACAGGAAGCCATCGAATATGGCCAGGTAGATTTCGGTGAGAACAAAGTACAGGAACTTACAGGTAAATATGAAATCCTTCCCAAAAATCTGCGCTGGCATATGATCGGTCATCTCCAGCGCAACAAGGTTAAGTATATCGTGGATAAGGCGGCATTGATTCATTCTGTGGATTCCCTGCGCCTGGCAGAGACCATAAGCACTGAGGCTCAGAAAAGAAAGGTAACCGTTTCGGTGCTGATCGAAGTGAATGTGGCACAGGAGGAAAGTAAGTTCGGTACTGCCTGCGGAGAAGTAGTTGCACTTGTTGAGGAAGCTGCAAAACTGCCGAACATTCGGATAGAAGGTCTCATGACGATCGCTCCATTTGTCGATGATCCGGAGGAAAACCGCCCGGTATTCCGGAAATTAAAACAATTAAGTGTTGACATAATGGAGAAAAACATTAATAATGTTAATGTGAATATTCTGAGCATGGGGATGACAAACGATTATGAAGTAGCGATCGAAGAGGGAGCAACGATGGTTCGCGTCGGAACAGGAATCTTCGGAGAGCGGGATTATTCACCAAAAACCATGGATAAGTAG
- a CDS encoding DUF378 domain-containing protein — protein MNTSGLDYTALTIAIIGAINWGLIGFFKFDLVAFICGNMSWISRIIYAIVGISGLYLLSMYGRIGNSAKNG, from the coding sequence ATGAATACATCTGGTTTGGATTATACTGCGTTAACGATCGCAATCATCGGTGCTATTAACTGGGGACTGATCGGTTTTTTCAAATTTGATCTGGTCGCATTCATCTGCGGCAATATGTCCTGGATTTCACGCATTATCTATGCGATCGTAGGAATCAGCGGTCTTTATCTGCTGAGCATGTACGGACGTATCGGAAATTCAGCAAAAAACGGATGA
- a CDS encoding cell division protein SepF, with translation MGVLDKFLDAIRLNDDYDDDDEFFDDDIEDIEDEPKQKRRFFKKNDDDLDDYDDLDDPFDKPRTTKKMSEAAAVKQPKSSKQSAKQSSSKITPMRKKTGGSSMEVCVIKPSSMEDTRDIADTLIAHCTVVLNLEGIDVEVAQRIIDFSSGSCYSIGGGLQKISSYIFILTPDNVEVSGDIQEILSGAFDIPSMRTNF, from the coding sequence ATGGGAGTATTAGACAAGTTTCTGGATGCAATTCGTTTAAATGATGATTACGATGATGACGATGAATTTTTTGATGATGATATAGAAGATATAGAAGATGAACCAAAACAAAAACGCCGGTTTTTCAAAAAAAATGATGACGATCTGGACGACTACGATGATCTGGACGACCCATTCGATAAACCCAGGACAACAAAGAAAATGTCTGAGGCTGCTGCTGTAAAACAGCCAAAGTCTTCAAAGCAGTCAGCAAAACAGTCTTCTTCAAAAATTACGCCGATGCGTAAAAAAACAGGAGGTTCTTCAATGGAAGTATGTGTGATCAAACCAAGCTCGATGGAAGATACAAGAGATATTGCAGATACGCTGATTGCACACTGTACCGTTGTTCTGAACCTGGAAGGCATCGATGTGGAAGTTGCACAGCGTATCATTGACTTTTCTTCCGGTTCCTGTTATTCTATCGGCGGCGGTCTGCAGAAGATATCCAGCTATATCTTTATCCTGACGCCGGATAATGTGGAAGTGTCAGGAGATATTCAGGAGATTTTGAGCGGTGCATTTGACATTCCGTCCATGCGCACTAATTTTTAA
- the minE gene encoding cell division topological specificity factor MinE produces MFGSKRKNTGRIAKDRLKLLVNAERIDCSPGILIMLKKDLMKTVNKYILVEEDGVALTFTATPPRLMATISVKKTPHNEFTKVK; encoded by the coding sequence GTGTTTGGATCAAAACGAAAAAATACCGGCAGAATTGCAAAAGACCGGCTGAAACTTCTCGTAAATGCCGAGCGTATTGACTGCTCTCCCGGAATTCTGATCATGCTGAAGAAAGATTTGATGAAAACCGTAAATAAATACATACTGGTAGAAGAGGATGGTGTTGCACTGACATTTACAGCAACACCACCAAGACTCATGGCTACCATATCGGTTAAAAAAACACCGCACAATGAATTCACGAAAGTGAAATAA
- a CDS encoding serine hydrolase encodes MKTNTRKRKLFINTIFLVMVLMIVVLLGILGIMKIRKDKNLDMHFSYQEQVVEQDGSTNAFQTAKPFAAELCVAYDNVGAEGISMPGNEKSCLLNVDDKTVMYAQDMHEKAYPASITKIMTAILAVKYGNMDDVVTVSQNAVTLEEGSQVCGFQAGDIVTMDELFHGLLVYSGNDAAMAIAEHVGGSVDHFVEMMNAEARRIGATNTNFVNPSGLHDDNHYTTAYDVYLMLNEALDYDYFVDTMQLSVYNLNFTRGNETVQVHLDSTDHYLTGETSAPSGVTVLGGKTGTTSQAGACLAILSQNDYGAPYVSIVLNASTKANLYDDMNQLLSKINS; translated from the coding sequence ATGAAAACAAACACCAGAAAAAGAAAACTTTTTATTAATACGATTTTCCTGGTTATGGTTCTCATGATAGTGGTACTGCTCGGCATTCTCGGAATCATGAAAATCAGAAAAGATAAAAACCTGGATATGCACTTTTCATACCAGGAACAGGTGGTTGAGCAGGACGGCAGCACGAATGCGTTCCAGACTGCAAAGCCTTTTGCCGCAGAGCTCTGTGTAGCCTATGACAATGTCGGCGCAGAAGGCATCAGTATGCCTGGAAATGAGAAAAGCTGTCTTTTGAATGTTGACGATAAGACTGTTATGTACGCCCAGGATATGCATGAAAAAGCATATCCTGCAAGTATCACCAAGATCATGACCGCTATTCTGGCTGTAAAATATGGAAATATGGATGATGTCGTTACGGTCAGTCAGAATGCCGTAACGCTGGAAGAGGGATCTCAGGTGTGTGGATTTCAGGCAGGCGATATTGTCACCATGGACGAACTGTTTCACGGCCTTCTGGTGTATTCCGGAAATGATGCCGCAATGGCGATTGCAGAACATGTAGGCGGGTCTGTCGACCATTTTGTTGAGATGATGAATGCGGAGGCGCGGAGAATCGGCGCGACGAATACGAATTTTGTCAATCCGTCCGGACTTCACGATGATAATCACTATACAACGGCGTACGATGTTTATCTGATGCTGAACGAAGCGTTGGATTACGATTATTTTGTTGATACCATGCAGCTTTCGGTTTACAATCTTAATTTTACCAGAGGAAATGAAACTGTCCAGGTTCACCTTGATTCGACGGATCATTATCTGACCGGAGAGACCAGCGCACCTTCCGGTGTTACAGTTCTGGGAGGAAAGACAGGAACCACCAGTCAGGCGGGAGCCTGCCTTGCAATTTTGAGTCAGAATGACTATGGAGCTCCTTATGTTTCTATTGTTTTGAATGCGTCTACAAAAGCAAATTTGTATGATGATATGAATCAGCTTTTGTCAAAAATTAATTCTTAA
- the minD gene encoding septum site-determining protein MinD produces MSEVIVVTSGKGGVGKTTTTANIGCGLAALGRKTVLVDTDIGLRNLDVVMGLENRIVYNLVDVIEGNCRMKQALIKDKQFPDKLFLLPSAQTRDKTSVTPEQMKKLCDDLREEFDFILLDCPAGIEQGFKNAVAGANRAIVVTTPEVSAIRDADRIIGLLEADDLRDIQLVINRLRMDMVKRGDMMSVEDVVDILAVDLIGAVPDDENIVIATNQGEPLAGGPSLAGQAYLNICRRILGEQIPLLDLTEKKGLFRRLFKNK; encoded by the coding sequence ATGAGTGAAGTAATCGTAGTAACATCAGGAAAAGGGGGCGTCGGCAAGACGACCACGACAGCCAACATCGGCTGCGGTCTTGCCGCTCTCGGCAGGAAAACAGTTCTGGTCGATACAGATATCGGACTTCGGAATCTGGATGTCGTCATGGGACTTGAAAACCGGATCGTATATAATCTGGTGGATGTCATCGAGGGAAACTGCCGCATGAAACAGGCACTGATCAAAGACAAGCAGTTTCCGGACAAACTGTTTCTGCTTCCGTCAGCACAGACCAGGGATAAAACTTCTGTGACTCCGGAGCAGATGAAAAAGCTGTGTGACGATCTCAGGGAAGAATTTGATTTTATCCTGCTGGACTGTCCCGCGGGTATTGAACAGGGGTTTAAAAATGCTGTTGCCGGGGCTAACAGAGCCATAGTGGTGACAACCCCGGAAGTCTCTGCAATCAGGGATGCAGACCGTATTATCGGTCTTCTGGAAGCGGATGACCTGCGCGATATTCAGCTTGTCATCAACCGGCTCCGTATGGATATGGTCAAACGTGGAGATATGATGTCCGTGGAAGATGTCGTAGATATCCTGGCGGTCGACCTGATTGGTGCCGTTCCGGATGATGAGAACATTGTGATCGCAACAAATCAGGGCGAGCCGCTTGCAGGCGGACCGTCACTCGCAGGACAGGCATATCTGAATATCTGCCGGAGAATCCTGGGTGAACAGATTCCGCTTCTGGACCTTACTGAGAAAAAAGGACTTTTTCGGCGCCTTTTCAAAAACAAGTAG
- a CDS encoding HlyD family efflux transporter periplasmic adaptor subunit, with protein MPTQKKKWKRPDIHLSDFKKAATLNIGTILFGALFIYMVISIIMYLTAAHITPYQVTSGPLSKNQTYTALILRSEQLVQANTGGYATYYVRENSKVKKSGAVYGIGDGETSGGTAELTEEDLTQIRSAMAKFAYNFDANNFYDTYSFKYEMEGSLLQYAGLADVTEQGTDSEDIVAPTQTIGNQTVNFAPSDGIVQYTKDGYESVTADTIEPDHFNQKSYQKTNLRSSDQLSVGDDVYKLVTSENWSLMIPLTDTQTVQLAGRETIRVKFLKDGVTQTGKFTIVTKDDRFYAKIDFSTGMLRYTSDRFIDIELVTNIKTGLKIPVSSIVNKDFYVIPKGYETTGGESDEIGFLKETTNKSGETSSEFVNATVYAQQDDLYYVDQEDFSDGDVIIKPESTERYTIGDTMPLEGVYCINKGYAVFRKVVIIDQNEEYCIVESGTTYGIAQFDNIVSDSSTVKEEEILY; from the coding sequence TTGCCAACTCAGAAAAAAAAGTGGAAACGCCCGGACATACACCTTTCAGATTTTAAAAAAGCCGCCACGCTTAATATTGGAACGATACTGTTCGGAGCTTTATTTATTTATATGGTTATCAGTATCATCATGTATCTGACTGCAGCGCATATTACCCCCTATCAGGTAACAAGCGGTCCTTTGTCAAAAAACCAGACGTATACCGCGTTGATCCTGCGGTCAGAGCAGCTTGTACAGGCCAATACCGGCGGTTATGCAACTTACTATGTACGTGAGAACTCCAAGGTTAAAAAATCCGGGGCAGTGTACGGCATTGGCGATGGAGAGACTTCCGGAGGCACAGCTGAGCTGACAGAAGAAGATCTGACACAGATACGGTCAGCCATGGCCAAATTTGCGTATAATTTTGACGCGAACAATTTTTATGATACGTACAGCTTTAAGTATGAAATGGAGGGAAGTCTTCTGCAGTATGCAGGACTGGCCGATGTGACAGAGCAGGGCACTGATTCGGAAGACATTGTCGCCCCGACACAGACAATCGGAAACCAGACGGTAAATTTTGCACCGTCAGACGGCATTGTTCAGTATACAAAAGATGGTTATGAGTCTGTGACTGCGGATACGATTGAACCTGATCATTTTAACCAGAAGTCCTATCAGAAAACAAATCTGAGAAGTTCCGATCAGCTGTCCGTCGGAGACGATGTGTACAAGCTGGTTACCAGCGAAAACTGGTCACTGATGATCCCGCTGACTGATACACAGACGGTACAGCTTGCCGGAAGAGAAACAATCCGTGTAAAATTCCTGAAAGACGGTGTAACGCAGACAGGAAAATTTACGATTGTTACCAAAGATGATCGCTTTTACGCCAAAATCGATTTTTCAACAGGAATGCTCAGATATACGTCCGACCGTTTTATCGATATTGAACTGGTGACCAACATTAAGACCGGATTGAAAATACCAGTTTCTTCCATAGTAAATAAGGATTTCTATGTGATTCCCAAAGGCTATGAGACGACCGGAGGAGAATCAGATGAAATCGGTTTTCTGAAAGAGACAACAAATAAAAGTGGAGAAACCTCATCGGAATTTGTCAATGCGACTGTCTATGCTCAGCAGGATGATCTCTACTATGTAGACCAGGAGGATTTTTCTGACGGCGACGTCATTATCAAACCGGAATCAACAGAACGCTATACCATTGGCGACACGATGCCTCTGGAGGGCGTATACTGTATCAATAAGGGGTATGCTGTGTTCCGGAAAGTCGTGATCATCGATCAGAATGAAGAATACTGTATCGTCGAGTCAGGAACGACGTACGGAATTGCACAGTTTGACAACATTGTCTCAGACAGCAGCACAGTAAAAGAAGAAGAAATATTATACTAA